Proteins from one Geomonas agri genomic window:
- a CDS encoding rod-binding protein, producing the protein MDVKPIPDNALPVTDLRAQKSAREQNPEQIKKVARDFEAMFVSMMLKSMRDTVGKDTLTGGGKGEETFRSLLDQEYANAAVQGGGIGLAQTIERELSRAYGTPAPAKGVQNAD; encoded by the coding sequence ATGGATGTAAAGCCGATTCCGGACAACGCGCTGCCGGTCACCGACCTGCGGGCGCAAAAGAGTGCCCGGGAGCAAAACCCGGAGCAGATCAAGAAGGTGGCCCGCGACTTCGAGGCGATGTTCGTCTCCATGATGCTCAAGTCGATGCGGGACACCGTGGGCAAGGACACCCTGACCGGAGGGGGAAAAGGTGAAGAGACCTTCCGATCCCTGCTGGACCAGGAGTACGCCAACGCCGCGGTGCAGGGAGGCGGCATAGGACTGGCACAGACCATAGAGAGGGAGCTCTCGCGGGCCTACGGCACGCCGGCTCCGGCTAAGGGGGTGCAGAATGCGGATTGA
- a CDS encoding flagellar protein FlgN, with translation MDRNVVELIAALCEKGVLLDQMQALLQEEQECMTSLDLARLEENQQEITAGMERLARLSGQCQEMIAAIGTDLGMPGNSTLSPIIERLGAPEKQALKEAQQSVTGNARALQGALALHRRLIEDSLNVVGRSVNFFNRLFNPGQTYGGAGAFVNAGRGSSGFVSKEI, from the coding sequence ATGGATCGTAACGTCGTCGAACTGATAGCGGCCCTGTGTGAGAAGGGGGTGCTCCTGGACCAGATGCAGGCGCTTTTGCAGGAAGAGCAGGAATGCATGACCTCCCTCGACCTGGCCCGGCTGGAGGAAAACCAGCAGGAGATCACGGCGGGGATGGAACGCCTGGCGCGGCTCTCCGGGCAGTGCCAGGAGATGATCGCCGCCATCGGCACCGACCTGGGGATGCCGGGCAACAGCACGCTGTCGCCCATCATCGAGCGGCTCGGGGCGCCGGAAAAGCAGGCGCTTAAGGAGGCACAGCAGTCGGTGACCGGCAACGCCCGGGCACTGCAGGGGGCGCTCGCGTTGCACCGGAGGCTGATCGAGGACTCCCTCAACGTGGTAGGACGCTCGGTGAACTTCTTCAACCGTCTTTTCAACCCCGGGCAAACTTACGGCGGCGCGGGAGCGTTCGTCAACGCCGGGCGTGGCAGCAGCGGCTTCGTCAGCAAGGAGATCTAG
- the flgA gene encoding flagellar basal body P-ring formation chaperone FlgA yields MRALLLALALLALPLSGFAQVAGPAAVNVVSEATVKAAIKDYLVQKAAPLNADITVKKINYQGDLKLPAGKVTFDVVAPERWEGYGPASVALMVRVDDQVKKNQTVLVEVEALAEMVVAARPLERGEVLAASDLAIVKRDLAQVQGRYFNNINEAVGLRVKSTLRANSPVRKDNLEKVPIVKSGQVVTIVAENDVVRITATGRAKGAGASGDLITVQNLSSQKEIAARVVDATTVKVDF; encoded by the coding sequence ATGCGCGCATTGTTACTTGCTCTCGCGCTCCTCGCCCTGCCGCTCTCCGGCTTCGCCCAGGTGGCGGGCCCGGCCGCGGTCAACGTGGTGAGCGAGGCGACGGTCAAGGCGGCCATCAAGGATTACCTGGTGCAGAAGGCGGCTCCCTTGAACGCCGACATCACCGTCAAGAAGATCAACTACCAGGGGGACCTGAAGCTCCCCGCCGGCAAGGTCACTTTCGACGTGGTGGCCCCGGAGCGCTGGGAAGGGTACGGACCGGCCTCGGTGGCCCTCATGGTGCGGGTCGACGACCAGGTCAAGAAGAACCAGACCGTACTGGTCGAGGTCGAGGCGCTGGCCGAGATGGTCGTGGCCGCACGTCCCCTGGAGCGTGGCGAGGTGCTTGCCGCCTCCGACCTCGCCATCGTCAAGCGTGACCTGGCCCAGGTGCAGGGACGTTATTTCAACAACATCAACGAGGCGGTTGGGCTGAGGGTCAAGAGTACCCTGCGCGCCAACTCCCCGGTCAGAAAGGACAACCTGGAGAAGGTGCCCATCGTCAAGAGCGGGCAGGTGGTGACCATCGTGGCCGAGAACGACGTGGTGCGCATCACCGCGACCGGTCGGGCCAAGGGGGCCGGCGCCTCGGGCGACCTGATCACGGTGCAGAACCTCTCCTCGCAGAAGGAGATCGCGGCGCGGGTGGTCGACGCGACCACGGTAAAGGTGGATTTCTAG
- the flgG gene encoding flagellar basal-body rod protein FlgG, which yields MIRALWTAASGMQAQQLNIDVVANNLANSSTTGFKKSRADFQDLMYQTEKTTGAPATNTTTIPTGIQVGLGVRPGAVSKIFTTGTMVHTGNELDMAIEGDGFLQVQQSDGTTAYTRAGSLKKDGQGRVVTSDGQPILPEIVIPSNATSINIGSDGTVSVQQAGQTAATTVGTIQLASFTNPAGLNAIGKNLFLPTDSSGNATTGTAGQNGLGTLEQGYIEQSNVSVMEEMVSMIVSQRAYEINSKAIQASDDMLQQAAALKR from the coding sequence ATGATCAGAGCACTTTGGACGGCCGCATCAGGGATGCAGGCTCAGCAGCTCAACATAGACGTGGTAGCCAACAACCTGGCCAACTCCAGCACCACCGGCTTCAAGAAAAGCCGCGCCGACTTCCAGGACCTCATGTACCAGACCGAGAAGACCACCGGCGCCCCGGCCACCAACACCACCACCATCCCGACCGGCATCCAGGTCGGTCTCGGCGTGCGCCCCGGCGCGGTGAGCAAGATCTTCACCACCGGGACCATGGTGCACACCGGCAACGAACTCGATATGGCCATCGAGGGGGACGGCTTCCTCCAGGTGCAGCAGTCCGACGGCACCACCGCCTACACTCGCGCCGGCTCGCTCAAAAAGGACGGCCAGGGGAGGGTGGTCACCTCGGACGGCCAGCCCATCCTGCCGGAAATCGTGATTCCCAGTAACGCCACCAGCATCAACATCGGGTCCGACGGCACCGTCTCGGTGCAGCAGGCGGGACAGACCGCGGCGACCACGGTGGGGACCATCCAGCTCGCCTCCTTCACCAACCCGGCCGGCCTGAACGCCATCGGCAAGAACCTCTTCCTCCCCACCGACTCCTCGGGCAACGCCACGACCGGCACCGCCGGGCAGAACGGCCTCGGGACCCTGGAGCAGGGGTACATCGAGCAGAGCAACGTGAGCGTCATGGAGGAGATGGTGAGCATGATCGTCTCCCAGCGCGCCTACGAGATCAACTCCAAGGCGATCCAGGCCTCCGACGACATGCTGCAGCAGGCCGCTGCACTGAAGAGGTAA
- a CDS encoding flagellar basal body P-ring protein FlgI: MILKSCLALLVILILPQFAQAARIKDIAAFDGVRDNQLIGYGLVVGLNGSGDSDQTKFPVQSLVGALERLGLTVNRADITVKNVAAVMVTAQLPPFAKQGNKLDVLVSSMGDAKSLAGGTLMMAPLKGADGQVYAVAQGPVLTNSFSYGGQATTAVKNHPTAGTVPEGALVERELPNVLANRPVLKLNLHQSDFTTAARVAAAINGRFQGSASLTDPGSVQVAIPGEYQNRVVEFVADLERLEVNPDVMAKVVMNERTGTIVMGENVRISTVAVSHGNLTVVVKETPKVSQPAPFAKTGTTTVVPRTDLKIAEEKVNLSLIREGANLGEVVRGLNTLGVTPRDLLGIMQAIKAAGALNAELSVM, encoded by the coding sequence GTGATTTTAAAAAGCTGCCTCGCGCTCCTCGTGATCCTGATACTGCCCCAGTTCGCCCAGGCGGCGCGTATCAAGGACATTGCCGCCTTCGACGGCGTGCGCGACAACCAGCTCATCGGCTACGGCCTCGTGGTCGGCCTGAACGGCAGCGGCGACTCGGATCAGACCAAGTTCCCGGTGCAGTCCCTGGTGGGCGCCCTGGAGCGGTTGGGGCTTACCGTGAACCGCGCCGACATCACGGTGAAGAACGTGGCCGCGGTCATGGTGACCGCCCAGCTTCCCCCCTTCGCCAAGCAGGGTAACAAACTCGACGTGCTGGTCTCGTCCATGGGCGACGCCAAGAGCCTCGCCGGCGGCACCCTGATGATGGCTCCCTTGAAGGGCGCCGACGGCCAGGTCTACGCCGTGGCCCAGGGGCCGGTGCTGACCAACTCCTTCTCCTACGGCGGGCAGGCCACCACCGCGGTAAAGAACCATCCTACCGCCGGCACCGTCCCCGAGGGGGCGCTGGTGGAGCGCGAGCTTCCCAACGTGCTGGCCAACCGCCCGGTACTGAAGCTGAACCTGCACCAGTCTGACTTCACCACCGCCGCCCGGGTCGCCGCCGCCATCAACGGCCGCTTCCAGGGCTCGGCGTCGCTCACCGATCCTGGCAGCGTGCAGGTCGCCATCCCCGGCGAGTACCAGAACCGGGTGGTGGAGTTCGTGGCTGATCTGGAGCGGCTCGAAGTGAACCCGGACGTGATGGCCAAGGTGGTCATGAACGAGCGCACCGGCACTATCGTCATGGGCGAGAACGTGCGCATCTCGACGGTGGCCGTGTCCCACGGCAACCTGACCGTGGTGGTCAAGGAGACCCCGAAGGTCTCCCAGCCGGCGCCGTTTGCCAAGACCGGCACCACCACCGTGGTACCCAGGACCGACCTGAAGATCGCCGAAGAGAAGGTAAACCTCTCGCTGATACGTGAGGGGGCCAACCTGGGCGAGGTGGTGCGGGGGCTGAACACCCTCGGGGTTACCCCCAGGGACCTCCTCGGCATCATGCAGGCCATCAAGGCCGCCGGCGCGCTCAACGCCGAGCTGAGCGTGATGTAG
- the flgM gene encoding flagellar biosynthesis anti-sigma factor FlgM, with translation MRIEGSAYVVDLNRSQQVRNETQQTQAVQGIRPAGRVIPFDRVEISSQARELQKLKAEVAAMPDVRMDRVALAKQNLQNGSYRVEASALAQKMMDAYKSR, from the coding sequence ATGCGGATTGAAGGTTCAGCGTACGTAGTCGATCTGAACCGATCGCAGCAGGTCCGGAACGAGACGCAGCAGACACAGGCAGTGCAGGGGATCCGTCCCGCCGGACGGGTCATCCCCTTCGACCGGGTCGAGATCTCGTCCCAGGCGAGGGAGCTGCAGAAGCTCAAAGCCGAGGTGGCGGCGATGCCCGACGTGAGGATGGACCGGGTGGCGCTGGCCAAGCAGAACCTGCAAAACGGCTCTTACCGTGTCGAAGCCTCGGCCCTGGCGCAAAAGATGATGGACGCGTACAAGTCGCGTTAA
- a CDS encoding flagellar basal body L-ring protein FlgH — MKAAALGLPLLWLSACAHQSAEVVTPTFDEQIPAPQVNYSNGSLWQANSTALAEDMKARRRGDIITVVISENASASKKAATGTSRDSSISAGIPNLLGLEKTPIKSWADLASLLSASYGSKFDGAGSTSRQETLQATISAKVVDVIPNGNMLIEGRRNVRVNNEDQIIVLTGTVRGRDVSTDNTVNSALIADARISYSGKGIISDRQKPGWLMNVLDKVWPF, encoded by the coding sequence GTGAAGGCGGCGGCCCTTGGCCTGCCGCTGTTATGGCTTTCGGCCTGCGCGCACCAAAGCGCCGAGGTGGTGACCCCGACCTTTGACGAGCAGATCCCGGCGCCGCAGGTGAACTACAGCAACGGCTCGCTCTGGCAGGCCAACTCAACCGCGCTGGCCGAGGATATGAAGGCAAGAAGGCGCGGCGACATCATCACGGTGGTGATCTCCGAGAACGCCAGCGCCAGCAAGAAAGCCGCCACCGGCACCTCGCGCGACTCCTCGATCAGCGCCGGGATCCCCAACCTGCTCGGCCTGGAGAAGACGCCGATCAAGTCCTGGGCCGACCTCGCAAGCCTGCTGAGCGCGAGCTACGGCTCCAAGTTCGACGGCGCCGGCTCCACCTCGCGCCAGGAGACCCTGCAGGCGACCATTTCGGCCAAGGTAGTGGACGTCATCCCCAACGGCAACATGCTCATCGAGGGGAGGCGCAACGTCAGGGTGAACAACGAGGACCAGATCATCGTGCTGACCGGTACGGTGCGCGGGCGTGACGTCAGCACCGACAACACCGTCAACTCGGCGCTCATCGCCGACGCCAGGATCTCCTACTCCGGCAAGGGGATCATCTCGGACCGCCAGAAACCGGGGTGGCTGATGAACGTGCTGGACAAGGTCTGGCCGTTCTAA